One genomic window of Salvia miltiorrhiza cultivar Shanhuang (shh) chromosome 4, IMPLAD_Smil_shh, whole genome shotgun sequence includes the following:
- the LOC131022787 gene encoding protein DETOXIFICATION 53-like produces MCKMSESRELELPDFNGGGGDDGGGDIKFDEFSHDAMTAAEDRHRSFCCFFQRVPLNEVVEELLSLGKIACPVALTTLLYFSKTIISMLFLGHMEKAELAGGSLAVGFANVTGFSVMKGLCTGMDPICCQAYGARRWPVLTQTYLKTVVLLLVVTIPMAVLWLNVDTVFHRLGQDHTITKIAKNYLLFSLPELFTHANLVPLRTFLRTQGLNSPNTLVATCVSIMHLPVTYFLVTYLNLRVKGIALASVIYSVNMNLGLWIYLFFSKAAIKPWTGASLDSLFHGWRPLLGLALPSVCQVCLEWWWYEIILFLSGLLENPESCVAAMGILIQTTGTVYVFPFSLSLSISQRVGHELGAAQPARAQLAAMIGIMMAAGYGVTAFGLSVALRSRWGRLYTTEPQVLDMIASVLPILGLAELGNAPQTAACGALTGSARPKVGVWINIAAFYLVGLPCSAVMAFKLKKGFQGLWMGLVAAQAACMAMMLYNVSRTDWKHETKRAEELTMAAVGDKEDSAGANLVDGGA; encoded by the exons atgtgcaaaatgagtGAATCTCGAGAACTCGAGCTTCCCGACTTtaatggcggcggcggcgatgacGGCGGCGGCGACATCAAATTCGACGAATTCAGCCATGATGCAATGACGGCTGCAGAAGATAGACATAGATCGTTTTGCTGTTTTTTTCAACGAGTGCCTTTAAACGAg GTAGTGGAAGAGCTGTTGTCATTGGGTAAGATCGCATGCCCCGTGGCACTGACCACACTCCTCTACTTCTCGAAGACCATAATCTCCATGCTCTTCCTGGGCCACATGGAGAAGGCGGAGCTCGCCGGCGGCTCCCTGGCCGTGGGGTTCGCGAATGTGACGGGGTTCTCCGTGATGAAGGGGCTGTGCACGGGCATGGACCCCATCTGCTGCCAAGCCTACGGTGCCCGGCGCTGGCCGGTTCTCACCCAAACCTACCTCAAGACCGTCGTCCTCCTCCTGGTGGTGACCATCCCCATGGCCGTGCTCTGGCTGAACGTGGACACCGTCTTCCACCGCCTCGGCCAGGATCACACCATCACCAAGATCGCCAAGAACTACCTCCTCTTCTCCCTCCCTGAGCTCTTCACCCATGCCAACCTCGTCCCCCTCCGAACCTTTCTCCGAACCCAAGGCTTGAATTCCCCAAACACCCTCGTCGCCACGTGTGTCTCCATCATGCACTTGCCGGTCACCTATTTTCTGGTCACCTATCTCAATCTCAGGGTCAAGGGGATTGCCTTGGCCTCCGTCATTTACTCCGTCAATATGAATCTCGGCCTCTGGATTtatctcttcttctccaaggCCGCCATCAAGCCGTGGACGGGGGCCTCCCTCGACTCCCTCTTCCACGGCTGGCGGCCTTTGCTCGGCCTCGCCTTGCCTAGCGTCTGCCag GTGTGTCTGGAGTGGTGGTGGTACGAGATTATACTGTTTCTAAGTGGTTTGTTGGAGAATCCGGAATCTTGCGTGGCGGCGATGGGGATTCTGATCCAGACGACGGGGACGGTGTATGTGTTTCCGTTTTCATTAAGCCTGAGCATATCGCAGCGGGTGGGGCACGAGCTGGGGGCGGCGCAGCCGGCGAGGGCGCAGCTGGCGGCAATGATCGGGATCATGATGGCGGCGGGGTACGGGGTGACGGCGTTCGGGCTGAGCGTGGCGCTGCGGTCGCGGTGGGGGAGGCTGTACACGACGGAGCCGCAGGTGCTGGACATGATCGCGTCGGTGCTGCCGATCCTGGGACTGGCAGAGCTGGGAAACGCGCCGCAGACGGCTGCGTGCGGCGCGCTGACGGGGTCGGCGAGGCCCAAGGTCGGAGTGTGGATCAACATCGCGGCGTTCTACCTGGTGGGGCTGCCGTGCTCCGCCGTGATGGCGTTCAAGTTGAAGAAGGGGTTTCAAGGGCTGTGGATGGGGCTAGTGGCCGCGCAGGCCGCCTGCATGGCCATGATGCTCTACAACGTGTCGCGGACGGATTGGAAGCACGAGACCAAGAGGGCGGAGGAGCTCACCATGGCGGCCGTCGGGGACAAGGAGGATTCCGCCGGAGCTAACTTGGTTGACGGCGGCGCGTGA